In the Pygocentrus nattereri isolate fPygNat1 chromosome 19, fPygNat1.pri, whole genome shotgun sequence genome, one interval contains:
- the LOC119261606 gene encoding CMRF35-like molecule 3 — protein MHFYSLLSSSILFVLLLCISDSESLKTLENLTVKCGESLTILCLYDEKYKSNRKYWCRGYLFSSCKIVASTNTSGRTSVTDHPTQNMFTVELKSLQDSDSGHYWCAVEIGGRGTPDDKDYLYLTVSADPAVSVINSTVSGQEGGSVSVQCLISAEYQNKQKNWCRFKDWTCFTVGRTTTSQNSAVLVTDYGKGSVSVEMRGLQKSDAGWYWFSAGDVGVTVHLTVTERPSTTTAVTTVCATEETSISETTSGSTTVNKNTERTTAEL, from the exons ATGCACTTTTACTCACTCCTGAGTTCTTCAATTCTCTTTGTGTTACTCCTCTGTATCTCAG ATTCTGAGAGCCTGAAGACACTGGAGAATTTAACTGTAAAATGTGGAGAATCTCTCACTATTCTATGTTTATATGATGAGAAATACAAATCAAACCGTAAATACTGGTGTAGGGGGTATCTCTTCTCCTCCTGTAAAATAGTAGCCTCTACAAACACAAGTGGAAGAACATCAGTTACTGATCATCCAACCCAGAATATGTTTACTGTTGAACTGAAGAGCCTCCAAGACTCTGACTCTGGACATTATTGGTGTGCTGTGGAAATTGGTGGGAGAGGGACCCCTGATGACAAGGATTATTTATACCTGACAGTCAGTGCAG ATCCTGCTGTGTCAGTGATAAACAGCACAGTGAGTGGTCAGGAAGGGGGTAGTGTCAGTGTCCAGTGTCTCATCAGTGCTGAATATCAGAATAAACAGAAGAATTGGTGCAGATTTAAAGACTGGACATGCTTCACAGTGGGGAGGACTACCACATCCCAGAATTCAGCAGTGCTGGTCACTGACTATGGAAAAGGATCTGTCAGTGTGGAGATGAGGGGTCTGCAGAAGAGTGATGCTGGCTGGTACTGGTTCAGTGCAGGAGATGTGGGAGTTACTgttcacctcactgtcactgaaaGACCTTCAA CAACAACAGCTGTGACTACAGTTTGTGCCACTGAGGAAACCAGCATCAGTGAAACCACTTCAG GTTCTACAACTGTgaacaaaaatacagaaagaacaACAGCAGAGCTGTAA